The sequence AGGTACCTTTGTGACAAACCCTGCCGCTTCAAGCTGCTGAAGGGCTTTCCTAATTATGCTTCCGCTTCCCTTGTAGAAGTGCTCTGGAGCGTGTCCTCTGTTCTTCCTTCCACCGTACCAAGTCCTTAGCCTTTCAATACCAACTGGCCCGTCAATGTATATCTTTCTGAAGACTGAAGCCACTCTATAATACCACCAATCGTCTTGCTCTGGGAGTCTCTCCTTATGCCTGCCGGTTTTAACGAAGGGTGCCCACTCAGGTGGCTTTATTTCGGGAATCTCTTTCAATTTTTGAGCTACCCTCTCAACGAGTAAATCACCGGGAACGTCATAAACTGTTGCCATTCTTCACTCCCTCCCTTTCTTGAACTTTTTCCTAAATTGAGCAATGTCGAGCTTGACTTTCTTAACGGGTTTTTCCTCCCGTCTCTCTTTCGAGAGTTCCTTAAGCTTGAGCTTCTTTAAATACTTTTCCCATCCCTCTCTGGGACGGAACAATATAAACCTTTTGCCCCTCACGTCAATAAGTTCACTATCTGTAAGCTCCGCAACTTTTTCTGCTATCGCTTTTCTGTCCATCTGGGTTGATATTAAAGCACCTTTTTTTATTTCAACTTTTAATATCCCGTCTTTCTTAAGCTGAGTATTGATCTCGTCAATGACGCTATCATCTAACCCTCTCTTACCAACCCACGCTTTAGGTTCAATATCGTAATATTTAGCCCTTATAGCCCTTCTCACCTTTCCAGGTAAGCGCTTTTCCATCTCTCTCACCTCAAGTAATCTCGCCCTTACTCACGGACGCGAAGTTTTTTAGGAGAGGCCCTTTTTAAACCTTGCTTAAGGTATTGCACACCTTTGATCAAAAACCCTTATTAAGTTTTGGTCTTAACGTTATATTGGTGATTGCAATGAAAGTGCTGTTTTTAAGTGCGGATGGATTTGAGGATTTGGAGTTAATATACCCCCTCCATCGCATAAAAGAGGAAGGACATGAGGTATACGTGGCAAGCAACAAGAAGGACACCATAACCGGAAAGCATGGCTACTCTGTAAAGGTTGACCTGCTGTTTGACGAAGTAGATCCAGATGAGTTTGATGCACTCGTATTGCCCGGCGGAAGAGCTCCAGAGATAGTTAGGATAAACCCAAAGGCCGTTGAGATAGCTAAAAAGATGTTTGAGGCTGGAAAGCCAGTAGCGACAATATGCCACGGCCCGCAGATACTAATCTCTGCCGGAGTTTTAAAGGGAAGAAAAGGAACATGTGTTGTCACAATAAAAGACGACCTCATAAACGCGGGTGCAGAGTACATTGACAAGGAAGTTGTCGTTGATGGGAACTGGGTAAGTTCAAGACATCCCGGGGATTTATACGCCTGGATGAGAGAATTTGTAAAGCTTTTGAAGTGAATTTTTCCTTCACTTTTATTTTTAGGTTTAAGCTTACAAGTAACAATTCCGTTTGGCATGTTTTGAAAAAAGAATCTGGATTAATAAAGATAGATTTTAAGTTCGAATTTTCGATGAACACCTTGCAGAGCTTTCTATAAACGTTGATAAACTCTCAAAAACAATATTGGCTCCTAGATAAGAAGCAAATTTGAGAAATTGGAGACTTTTGAACAAACAGAAACCAAACAGAATGATTTCATGAAAAAAGCTTAAATAGGAGTTTTTCATTAATTAGAAACAAGTAAATAGATTAGATACATTAGTGGGAAGTTATGGAACTCCATGAAGCTTAGAGGTTTCACAGCTTCCCTAAAATATGAAGAACCCAATAGTTAGTATGGTGGTTGAATATGAAAGAAGATTTTGAGACCTCTGTATGGAATTACTTGAAAAGCCTAAAATGGGGAGAATATGTAATAGTGGAGCACAGTTCCAGTGATCCCACACATCTACTTTTTTACGTTATAATCAACCAACTGAAGAAAAGCGATGTTCCGTTTGTAGTTATAGACGTGCTTGATAAGTACTACCTCCTTAGAATGCATTTAGCAAGTGCCGGGATTGATACGAACATACTGGATGATATTCCGGTGATTAAACTAGGAGGAGTGCGCCACGTTGGGAAGATTACAAGTCTAGTCGAGAGAGTTGAAATTTCTCAAGATGCTCCGGTGTGGATACGACACTATCGGGATGCCCTTCGCAGAGTCGAAGAAAAGCTCGGCAGATATGTCAAGCTAATAGTGGGGATAGATTCACTGTTGCAACTCTACGAAGATAACATCTGGGAGCTTAATGCCTTAATGCTTGCAGGATTTGCTAGTATGATGGGAGACAAAGCTAGCAAGGGAATTGTGTTCCTAAATTCATCCGTACTTAACCCAAAGACAGTTTTAAAGCTTGAGGAGATATTCCCTCGGGTTTTAAAGCTAGAACTAAAAGAAGGGCAGCTAATCCTTAGGGTAGAAAAATCCGTTGATTTTGACGAGTACGGGCAAGAAATCAAAGTGAATGCCCAAAAACTGCAGGATGAACTGAGAACGTGAATTAAAAATCAGAAAATCAAAATATCAAAGGAGATCAGAGAACTCCCCTGTCTCTGTTCTCCCCTCTAGTTAATTCAGCTCTGCCTTTGCTGAACATTTCCTCTATTTTCTTGTAGTACTCTATCGTCTCCTTGCTAACACTTGGGCCGACCTTCTTGAGTGCTTCCTCAAAGTCTTTCATTGTAACTTTGACTTTCTGCCTAATCTCGCTTGCCCTTGTGCCGGGCTTGATAATGCCCTCTGCTATTGCCCTTCTCATGGCATTTAATGCCGCCTCTCTCACAACTGCTTCAATGTCAGCACCTGTGTATCCTTCGGTTCTCTTTGCTAGCTCCTCCAAGCTAACGTCCTCTGCCAGTGGAACGTTCCTTGTGTGGACTTTGAAGATCTCAAGCCTTGCCTTCTCATCCGGTGCTGGAACAAGGATGAGCCTATCGAACCTTCCCGGTCTAAGTAAAGCCGGATCAAGAATGTCAGGCCTGTTTGTGGCAGCAATAACCACAACACCACTGTTCTCCTCAATCCCGTCCATCTCCGTGAGCAGCTGGTTAATAAGCCTATCTGTAACTCTATTGACGTCTGTACCCCTTCTTGGGGCTATAGCGTCAATTTCGTCAATGAACACCACCGTAGGAGCAGCTTGTCTTGCCTTCCTAAAGATCTCCCTTATGTTCTTCTCGCTCTCTCCAACCCACTTGCTAAGAACTTCTGGCCCTCTAATGCCTATGAAGTTAGCTTCGCTCTCTGTTGCCACTGCCTTAGCTAGCAGGGTCTTACCAGTTCCTGGGGGACCATATAGGAGGATTCCCTTCGGTGGAGTGATTCCCATGGCCATAAACGCCTCAGGATACTTGAGGGGCCACTCCACAGCTTCTCTGAGCTGTTGCTTGACATCTTCAAGGCCTCCAATGTCTTCCCACCTAACGTTGGGAACCTCTAAGAGTACTTCTCTTAGAGCTGAAGGCTCAACCATCTTTAGAGCTTCGTAAAAGTCCCTCCTGGTTACCTTGAGCTCTTCAAGTACCTCCTTTGGAATGCTCTCTGCCTCGAAGTCTATCTTGCCCTCCTCGATGAGTCTTCTTAACGCAGCCATTGCGGCTTCTCTCGCTAATGCTGCCAAGTCAGCACCAACGAAGCCATGAGTCTTCTCAGCAAGCTCCTCAAGGAGAAGGTCAATCAAACGATGCCTAACTTCTTCATAGAGCCTCTCGTCAATCTCGCTGAGTAATCTCTTAATGTCCTCGTCCTTGTCGGGAGTTTTGTCTATCTTCTTAAGAGCCATCTCGGCAGATTCTCTGAACCTATCGTCCTGCTTAAGCTCCTCAAGGATTCTCTTAACGTCTCCTTTCCTGAAGTCAGGTTCAATTGGCATTCCCCTTGTGTGGATTTGGAGTATTTCCTTTCTTCCCTGCTTGTCTGGAACACCAACTTCAATCTCCCTATCAAACCTACCAGGCCTTCTAAGAGCTGGATCCACTGCATCCGGCCTGTTAGTTGCACCAATGACTATTACCTTGCCCCTGCTCTTTAAGCCGTCCATTAGGGTAAGCAACTGAGCGACAACTCTCTTCTCGACTTCACCTGTAACTTCTTCTCTCTTTGGTGCTATTGCATCAATCTCGTCAATGAAGATTATGCTCGGAGCGTTTTCCTCTGCCTCCTTGAAGACTTCTCTGAGTCTTTCTTCGCTTTCTCCGTAGTACTTGCTCATGATTTCTGGACCGTTAATTGCTATGAAGTGAGCATTAGCCTCATTAGCCACAGCCTTAGCTAGCAAAGTCTTACCAGTACCAGGAGGACCATAAAGCAAAACACCCTTAGGCGGCTCAATGCCGAGCTTTTCAAAGACTTCTGGGTGCTTGAGTGGAAGCTCAATCATCTCTCTGATTTTCTGTATAACATCTTTGAGACCACCAATGTCTTCGTAGGTAACTCCTAGGGCTGGTGTCTTTGCAACCTCCTTTACGGGCTTCTCTGAGATCGTAAACTCGGTAAACTCCGTTATTTGTACTACTCCAGAAGGTGTAGTTGCCGTAACAACAAAAGTAAGCTCTTGTCCAAGAACGCCTATTCTAATGTAGTCTCCCCTAACCACTGGTCTACCAACTAGCCTTGAGTGAAGCCAGTCGACAAAGTCTTGACCAAATCTAATGGGCTCTGTAGGAGCTAAAACAACTCTCTGTGCTTCTTTGACCTCTGCCTTTCTTATGGTCACCTCATCTCCAAGACCAACGCCGGCGTTCTTTCTTATTGTACCGTCCATTCTAATTATGTCAAGCCCCTCGTCCTCTGGATATGCGGGCCAAACCACTGCAGCTGTGTTTTTGGTACCGATAATCTCCACTATGTCACCAGGTTGAACGCCAATTTTTCTCATTGCACTCCTATCAATCCTAACAATCCCCCTACCAACATCCCTCTGGTAAGCGGAAGCAACTTTAAGCTTGATTTCTCTCTTTTCTGCCATTTACACCACCTCCATATTTTTAGCAGATGATCGTGATATCACTTATTTAAGCAAAAATTCAAAAAATAACGAAAGGGATCACTCAATCTTAACCTCAAATCCTTCTTTTTCTTCCTTCTTTGTCGGGTGCTTCTTGGGAACCCTTATCTCAAGGACACCATTGTTGTACTTGGCCTTTGCCTTCTCTGGGATGACTTCCTCTGGCAATCTGATAACCCTTCTGTAGCCGCTGTAGTATCTCTCTATCCTTACTGCACCTTCTCTTTCAAGTTCTTGTTCTCTTTTGACCTGGGCTTCGATGTAGATTGTATCACTGGTTACCCTTACTTTGATGTCCTCTTTTCTGACTCCTGGAAGCTCAGCGGTAATAACGAACTCTTCACCGGTGTCAAAGATGTCAACGAATGGCTCTCTCCATACGCCCTCGCTTCTCATTTCAAATTCTTCCCTTGGCTCGCCGAATCTTCTGTAGCTCCAGAGTCTGGGACCCCTGAAGAATTCATTGAATATCTCATCGATCTCTTCCTGAATCTCTCTCATTATGTCAAACGGGTCCCATATGTCTCTTCTCCACCATCTCCTTGCCATTTCCCTCACCTCCCACCGCTTTTGGTTACCAATAGTTATTAAAATAATAACCCTTTATAAACTTTTCGATTTTAGTATAAAAGGGTAAGATTAACCTCACCGCAAGATTTATAAAGCGGGTTTAACCTTCTATAGTTTGAGTGCGGGGCGGTAGCTCAGCCTGGGAGAGCGCCGGACTGAAGATCCGGGTGTCGGGGGTTCAAATCCCCCTCGCCCCACCACGTTTTTCCTGTTCTGCGGAAACATAAAAATTTAAAAGTCTCATTCCATAGTGAGTTTCGGTGATGATAATGAAGGGCATCGTATTGAGCTACATGAGAAGTAAAGAGAACCAGCACAACAACCACATGATTATCAAACCTATCGGAATTGACAGCAGAGAGCAGGCATCAGGGCTAATAGGGAAGAAGGTAATATGGAAGAGCCCAAGCGGAAAGCTCCTTGTTGGCAAGATTACAAGAACCCACGGCACAAGAGGGGAAGTAAAGGTAAGGTTCGAGAGGCCTTTGCCCGGCCAAGCTCTAGGAGACTATGTTGAAATAAAGTGAACCCTCTTTCCTCTTTTTTGGAGGCAACTTAATGGAGCTAATCAAACTCAAAGAAGGGAAAGCTGAGATTCTTGTGCCTAAAGCAGAGCGTATTTACGACGCTCCCGTATTTTACAATCCGGTAATGGCATTAAACAGAGACTTGAGCGTTCTCCTCCTAAAGGTTGTAAAAGCAGAGAGAGTTTTAGACGCTTTATCCGCCACAGGTATTAGGGGAATAAGATACGCCTTGGAAACCGAAGCGGATGAAATCTGGCTCAACGATATAAATCCCGAGGCGTTTAAGCTGATAATTGAGAATTTAAAGCTCAATTTTGAAGGAGAACTAAAGATTAATGAGAGATCCGCAACTTTAAAGGACAAAAAAACGTTAATAGCCACAAACAAAGATGCAAACCTTTTAATGGCCGAAAAGTTCAGGTACTTTGACTTCCTTGACCTCGATCCTTTTGGCTCTCCAGTGGAGTTCCTAGATTCTTCCCTTAGGAGTTTAAAGAGAAAAGGAGTCCTTGCACTGACGGCAACAGACACAGCTCCCCTTTGCGGAGCTCATCCAAAGGCATGTCTGCGAAAGTATAATGCAAAGCCAGTAAGGGGAGAATTATGCCACGAAAGCGGTTTGAGGATTCTAATTGGAACTGTTGTCAGGTATGCGGCAAAATACGATCTTGGTGTTGAGGTTCTCTTTGCCTACTATAAAGACCACTACTTCAGAGCGTTCTTAAGGCTAAAAGATGGTGCAAAGGAAGGAGATAAGGCCCTCAAAAACCTTGGATATCTCTACTTCGATACAAAGGCGGGAGAGTTTGAAGTTGAGAGGGCTTTCTTGCCAAGTAAACCGGATGCCTTCGGACCGCTGTGGCTTGGCCCCCTTAAGAACCAGGAAATCGTGGAAAAGATGAACGCCGAGGATAAAGGCGAACTGGCTGAGAAAAAGAAAGTCTCCAAATTTTTGAACGTTGTTGTTGAAGAGCTCGACGTGCCCTTTTTCTACGATATCCACGCTCTGGCAAGGAGAAACTCCCTTGAGGTGAGAAAGCTTTCAGATATAGCGGCTATGCTCCAAGAAAAGGGATATAGGGTTAGTAGAACGCACTTTTCTCCCACGGCAATAAAAACCGACGCTCCTTTTGAAGAGGTTCTGGAGGCATTAAAAGCCCTTCAGTAGCTAAACCTTTATGTACTTCCATTTTCCCCCCTTAAATATCCACCAGAAGAAGAGCGCCGTTGTGAATGTCTCCAGCGTCATTGCAAGCCATGCCGCAATAACCCCCATTCCCCTAATGTGGATTATCCAGAAGGAGATTCCAAAGCCGAGAATGTAGGAAGGTATTATTCTAAACAAGAGCTTGCTTATTGCCGTTACGTACATCGGGCTCTTCGTGTCTCCAGCACCTCTGAGGGCACCACTGAGGACAAAAATCCATCCAAGGGGAATCTCACTTATCCCCACGATTATGAGATAAATGCTTGCGAGCCTAAGAACTTCAGCATAGTTCGGGTCGCTCTTTGTGACAAACGGCATGACAAGGTATTTGGGAAAGACCACCAAAATTATCGCCATGACCCCCATAAACACAGAGACCATTTTTAATGCCTCATAGACCACTTTTTCAGCCTTTTCTGGATTTCCCTCTCCAAGGCTCTGGCCAACCAAAGCCGATGCAGCAACGTTAAACCCAAAAGCCGGCATATAAGCAATGCTCTCCACCCTAAGTCCAACTTGGTGGGCTGCTAGTGCTATGGTACCAAAACGCGTGACGATGCTAATGTAGAGGAAGTTGTAAAAGCTGAATATAACCCTCTCAATGGTTGCAGGGATTCCTATTCTTAAGATTCTCTTTATGGTTTCGAATTCAGGTTTAAACGATGGTCTAAACTTTAAAACGAGAGAACCCTTTAGAAAGAGAACCAATCCCACTATAAAGGCAATGAGAATTGACAAGCCTGAAGCTAACGCCGCTCCAACGACCTCAAGTCTTGGAAGACCAAAATGCCCGAATATTAAACCGTAGTTTAAGAAAACGTTTGCCCCGTTGGTCAGGAGGCTCAGCTTCATTGGGGTTTTTGTATCTCCAGCACCTCTAAGGGCACTAAAAGCTGCAAATGCCATAAAATTCACAGGATAAAACAGGAAGAATACACGTATGTACGAGTACCCAAGTCTCACAACCTCTTCACTCGCACCCATTATTCTCAACGCATCATCTCCAAAGAAAAGACCGAACAGCATCACCGGAATGCTCATTATAAATGCCAGATATATGCTCTGCTCAAGCACCTTCTCAGCGGTTTCAATGTCCTTAGCCCCCACAAATCTGGCAACCAGTGCAAGAGTTCCAGTAGAGATTGCAAACATGAGTGGCATCATAAACCAAGAAAACTGCCCTCCAAGGCCAACGCTTGCTATAGCCAAAGAGCCGAGCTGTCCTACCATTATCATATCCACTAGGTTTACCAGAGTTTGGCCTATATTAGCGAGGATAGCAGGCCATGCCAGTGACCATAGCTTTTTTCTTAGTTCGCCGTCCATGGTGCTCACTTAGATTGTTGTCTTAACGATTAGAGACAGAATAAAAAGAAGCATAGGGGGTTAAAAATCTTTTGCTAGAATGGAATCAAGGTTGAAGACCTTAAGACCAAAACGCTCCAAGGTTGATTCTATCTGCTCTTCGCTCAATCTGTAATCAAAAACAAATCCTTTTAACCCCGCTTTTGCTTCTTCTTTGCTAAATCCAAAGAGGCTAACCATTATCTCCAAAGCTTCTTTCTTCCTTTCCTCTAACCTTTCGGTGTTCTCCCTGTACAACTCCATAAATTCTTTGAAGATCTCCCCGTTAGTTTTTAGAAACTCTCGGTTTACCCCCAAAGTACAGCAGGGGAATAACCCAAACTTTTCCGTGTACCTATACACCTTAAACCCTTTCTTCTCCAGCTTGCTCAGATAGGGCTCCCATATGCTCAGACCGTCGATCTCCCCTTCCAGAAATGATTTCATAATCTCCTCCGGCTTCTTGAAATAGACCACGTTCACCTTGCCAATGAGATCGTGCTTTTCCAGAAAGAGCTTCAGCATCGTTTCCATCGTGGAGAGCTCGGACGAGCCTATGGTTATCCCCTCTTTGAGTTCTTTCCTAACAACAAGGCCACTTCCCCCGAAACCACAGCCCGCAGCGATTTTCAAGCTCTTGGTCAAAAGTCCAAAAAGTACTTGGGTCACTAATGGTGAACATGCCAGATCAACTTTGCCCAATGCTAAAGCATTTGTAAGCTCCAAGGCGCTGCTGTAAACGATTACCCTAACATCGTGCTTTTTTTCAAGATCTCTGGCTGTCAAAAGGGCATGAGGATACTCAGCGGCCTTTAACACCCCAAGTCTGAGAAGCCCCTTAATAGGAAATGGTGCTTCTTCAACAAGCCATATCCTATAGGCTTTTTTTCCTATCTCTCTTCTTACAATCATTTTTTCAGATTCCAGGCTTTCAATCGCCTCGGCTATTGTGGATCTGGAGTAACCGAGTTCGTAGAGTTCACTTTGAAGTGCCCCTTCATGAGATTTTTCCCTAAGATACTCCAAAATATCATCTTTAGCACTCATGAGAAAGGATAAGAATGCAGTGCTTTTATAATTTATCTCCAAAAAGAAAGAAAATCAGAGGACGTTCTTTGCCTTCTTCCACTTGTGACTCCAGCTGTATTTCCTTAGTCGCCTGCTTCTTCCAAAACCGCAAGCTGCACAGTAGCCTTTTCTAACGTTGAAGGCTTTTCTCCCGCATCTTCTGCACTTTATGTGAGTGGGAGTTCTGTTTCTTTTTCCATGAGGAGCTGTTCCACTTCCCACGAAGCCTCACCTCTCGCTCATTCTATCTCAACCGGGGAGATAGCCAACACATTGTCCCCTCTAATAACGATCTTGCCATAATTCTTCTTTGGCTCACCATCTTCAATAAGCTGGGCATCAGCCAAAACAACGTTCAGGTGGATATCATAACCGATGAGTCTTCCTCTAAACTCGGCTCCTCTCTTGAGGATCACCAAAACTTCCTTATCAAGTGACTTGTGTATAACATCGAGTGGTCTTTCCGCCATTTTTCTTCCCTCCTAAATAATCAAAGATAGAGTTCACAGTGATAACGGGAAGCTTGCTTTATAACTCTTTCCCTTCTTGAGCATAAGTCTAATTAAGGGGAGAAGCAAAAGAGAGTGAGGGTGAAAAAATGAAGCTAATTGATGTATCAAGAACGGTCATGGAGCAGGTCTTAGGAGTTGAAAAGGGAGAATTCACAATACGCTGAGGTGATAGCATGGAAATTGGGGTTGTAGGAAAACCAAACGTGGGGAAGTCTACATTTTTCGCCGCTGCTACGCTTGTGGATGTGCAAATAGCGAATTATCCTTTCACAACAATAGAAGCCAACATAGGAGTTAGCTACGCAACCGCGGAGCATCCATGCAAAGAGCTCAACTGCACTCCAAATCCACAGAACTACCAGTACAAAGACGGAATTGCCCTAATTCCAATAAAGATGATAGACGTTGCTGGATTAGTGCCCGGAGCTCATGAAGGAAGGGGTTTGGGGAACAAGTTCTTAGACGACTTAAGGATGGCATCCGCT comes from Thermococcus litoralis DSM 5473 and encodes:
- a CDS encoding DUF257 family protein — translated: MKEDFETSVWNYLKSLKWGEYVIVEHSSSDPTHLLFYVIINQLKKSDVPFVVIDVLDKYYLLRMHLASAGIDTNILDDIPVIKLGGVRHVGKITSLVERVEISQDAPVWIRHYRDALRRVEEKLGRYVKLIVGIDSLLQLYEDNIWELNALMLAGFASMMGDKASKGIVFLNSSVLNPKTVLKLEEIFPRVLKLELKEGQLILRVEKSVDFDEYGQEIKVNAQKLQDELRT
- a CDS encoding YhbY family RNA-binding protein; this translates as MEKRLPGKVRRAIRAKYYDIEPKAWVGKRGLDDSVIDEINTQLKKDGILKVEIKKGALISTQMDRKAIAEKVAELTDSELIDVRGKRFILFRPREGWEKYLKKLKLKELSKERREEKPVKKVKLDIAQFRKKFKKGRE
- a CDS encoding ABC transporter substrate-binding protein, translated to MSAKDDILEYLREKSHEGALQSELYELGYSRSTIAEAIESLESEKMIVRREIGKKAYRIWLVEEAPFPIKGLLRLGVLKAAEYPHALLTARDLEKKHDVRVIVYSSALELTNALALGKVDLACSPLVTQVLFGLLTKSLKIAAGCGFGGSGLVVRKELKEGITIGSSELSTMETMLKLFLEKHDLIGKVNVVYFKKPEEIMKSFLEGEIDGLSIWEPYLSKLEKKGFKVYRYTEKFGLFPCCTLGVNREFLKTNGEIFKEFMELYRENTERLEERKKEALEIMVSLFGFSKEEAKAGLKGFVFDYRLSEEQIESTLERFGLKVFNLDSILAKDF
- a CDS encoding Hsp20/alpha crystallin family protein, which translates into the protein MARRWWRRDIWDPFDIMREIQEEIDEIFNEFFRGPRLWSYRRFGEPREEFEMRSEGVWREPFVDIFDTGEEFVITAELPGVRKEDIKVRVTSDTIYIEAQVKREQELEREGAVRIERYYSGYRRVIRLPEEVIPEKAKAKYNNGVLEIRVPKKHPTKKEEKEGFEVKIE
- a CDS encoding CDC48 family AAA ATPase; translated protein: MAEKREIKLKVASAYQRDVGRGIVRIDRSAMRKIGVQPGDIVEIIGTKNTAAVVWPAYPEDEGLDIIRMDGTIRKNAGVGLGDEVTIRKAEVKEAQRVVLAPTEPIRFGQDFVDWLHSRLVGRPVVRGDYIRIGVLGQELTFVVTATTPSGVVQITEFTEFTISEKPVKEVAKTPALGVTYEDIGGLKDVIQKIREMIELPLKHPEVFEKLGIEPPKGVLLYGPPGTGKTLLAKAVANEANAHFIAINGPEIMSKYYGESEERLREVFKEAEENAPSIIFIDEIDAIAPKREEVTGEVEKRVVAQLLTLMDGLKSRGKVIVIGATNRPDAVDPALRRPGRFDREIEVGVPDKQGRKEILQIHTRGMPIEPDFRKGDVKRILEELKQDDRFRESAEMALKKIDKTPDKDEDIKRLLSEIDERLYEEVRHRLIDLLLEELAEKTHGFVGADLAALAREAAMAALRRLIEEGKIDFEAESIPKEVLEELKVTRRDFYEALKMVEPSALREVLLEVPNVRWEDIGGLEDVKQQLREAVEWPLKYPEAFMAMGITPPKGILLYGPPGTGKTLLAKAVATESEANFIGIRGPEVLSKWVGESEKNIREIFRKARQAAPTVVFIDEIDAIAPRRGTDVNRVTDRLINQLLTEMDGIEENSGVVVIAATNRPDILDPALLRPGRFDRLILVPAPDEKARLEIFKVHTRNVPLAEDVSLEELAKRTEGYTGADIEAVVREAALNAMRRAIAEGIIKPGTRASEIRQKVKVTMKDFEEALKKVGPSVSKETIEYYKKIEEMFSKGRAELTRGENRDRGVL
- a CDS encoding 50S ribosomal protein L37e, which encodes MGSGTAPHGKRNRTPTHIKCRRCGRKAFNVRKGYCAACGFGRSRRLRKYSWSHKWKKAKNVL
- a CDS encoding LSm family protein, giving the protein MAERPLDVIHKSLDKEVLVILKRGAEFRGRLIGYDIHLNVVLADAQLIEDGEPKKNYGKIVIRGDNVLAISPVEIE
- a CDS encoding 50S ribosomal protein L35ae; translation: MIMKGIVLSYMRSKENQHNNHMIIKPIGIDSREQASGLIGKKVIWKSPSGKLLVGKITRTHGTRGEVKVRFERPLPGQALGDYVEIK
- a CDS encoding tRNA (guanine(10)-N(2))-dimethyltransferase — its product is MELIKLKEGKAEILVPKAERIYDAPVFYNPVMALNRDLSVLLLKVVKAERVLDALSATGIRGIRYALETEADEIWLNDINPEAFKLIIENLKLNFEGELKINERSATLKDKKTLIATNKDANLLMAEKFRYFDFLDLDPFGSPVEFLDSSLRSLKRKGVLALTATDTAPLCGAHPKACLRKYNAKPVRGELCHESGLRILIGTVVRYAAKYDLGVEVLFAYYKDHYFRAFLRLKDGAKEGDKALKNLGYLYFDTKAGEFEVERAFLPSKPDAFGPLWLGPLKNQEIVEKMNAEDKGELAEKKKVSKFLNVVVEELDVPFFYDIHALARRNSLEVRKLSDIAAMLQEKGYRVSRTHFSPTAIKTDAPFEEVLEALKALQ
- the pfpI gene encoding deglycase PfpI gives rise to the protein MKVLFLSADGFEDLELIYPLHRIKEEGHEVYVASNKKDTITGKHGYSVKVDLLFDEVDPDEFDALVLPGGRAPEIVRINPKAVEIAKKMFEAGKPVATICHGPQILISAGVLKGRKGTCVVTIKDDLINAGAEYIDKEVVVDGNWVSSRHPGDLYAWMREFVKLLK
- a CDS encoding 30S ribosomal protein S19e, with protein sequence MATVYDVPGDLLVERVAQKLKEIPEIKPPEWAPFVKTGRHKERLPEQDDWWYYRVASVFRKIYIDGPVGIERLRTWYGGRKNRGHAPEHFYKGSGSIIRKALQQLEAAGFVTKVPGEGRVVTPKGRSFLDKAATELKKELEEVIPELKKY
- a CDS encoding MATE family efflux transporter; amino-acid sequence: MDGELRKKLWSLAWPAILANIGQTLVNLVDMIMVGQLGSLAIASVGLGGQFSWFMMPLMFAISTGTLALVARFVGAKDIETAEKVLEQSIYLAFIMSIPVMLFGLFFGDDALRIMGASEEVVRLGYSYIRVFFLFYPVNFMAFAAFSALRGAGDTKTPMKLSLLTNGANVFLNYGLIFGHFGLPRLEVVGAALASGLSILIAFIVGLVLFLKGSLVLKFRPSFKPEFETIKRILRIGIPATIERVIFSFYNFLYISIVTRFGTIALAAHQVGLRVESIAYMPAFGFNVAASALVGQSLGEGNPEKAEKVVYEALKMVSVFMGVMAIILVVFPKYLVMPFVTKSDPNYAEVLRLASIYLIIVGISEIPLGWIFVLSGALRGAGDTKSPMYVTAISKLLFRIIPSYILGFGISFWIIHIRGMGVIAAWLAMTLETFTTALFFWWIFKGGKWKYIKV